TAAACTAACCCATCAAGCTCTCACATTTCTGGTTTTCGAATAAGAATGGCAGAAGCCTCAACCTTTCTTGCTGCCAAAAGGTATCCTTCCCTTTCATGGTTTTTTCTTTCTCTATATGTATTTTTTGTCCTATTAATCTTTTACCTCCATCAAAAAAAATCTACCTCTTAGGGTAGCAGTTGTAACAGGAGCAAACAAGGGAATCGGTTTTGAACTATGCAGGAACCTCGCTTCAAAAGGGATCATGGTTGTTTTGACTTCTAGAGATGAGAAAAGGGGACTTGAAGCTTTTGCAAAATTGAAAGATTCTGGTTTGTCTCATCATTTAGTTTTCCATCAACTTGATGTGACGGTCCCTTCTAGCATTGCCTCCCTTGTTGATTATGTCAAATCTAAATTTGGAAAACTTGATCTCTTGGTAAATCAATGCCCACCCATTTCTTCAAAATGTCTGCTCTCCATTtagatatgaaaaaaaaaaaaaaactcttgaaATTTGTATTCTCTCATATTTTCTACCAAGATGTTTAGTTTGGAACCACGTGCAGGTTAATAATGCTGGAACTTTTGGAGCTATTCTACATCAACAAGCTTTTGTCAAAGCTACTGAACTTGCTGGATACTTTGTAAGTATTCTGCatttatgttaataataattaattgatTGTCACTTTGATCTGGAATTAGCATATTCATTAGTGGTCTCTTATGATGCAGCCAAGTGAAGAGCAAGCCAGTGAGTATGAGATTGCAACTCAAACTTTTGAGTTGGCGCAAGAATGCTTAGAAACCAACTACTATGGTGCAAAAAGAATGGTTGAAGCATTTGTTCCCCTGCTTCACTTATCTGATTCCCCCAGGATTGTCAATGTTTCCTCCATTATGGGGTTATTGAAGGTACACTACAGAATCCTGGTTCCAGATAAATAACTCTAGTTTTTCAACTAACTGATGTACAAATTACTTTAAAGATGAAATGAATTGTTTTTTCCTAGTAAATCCTCTCAAGCTCCTATACAAAATTATGGTAATATTTTCATGTTGAAAATCAGCATGTGGCCGACAGCTCACTT
This is a stretch of genomic DNA from Gossypium arboreum isolate Shixiya-1 chromosome 11, ASM2569848v2, whole genome shotgun sequence. It encodes these proteins:
- the LOC108473641 gene encoding (+)-neomenthol dehydrogenase-like; translated protein: MAEASTFLAAKRVAVVTGANKGIGFELCRNLASKGIMVVLTSRDEKRGLEAFAKLKDSGLSHHLVFHQLDVTVPSSIASLVDYVKSKFGKLDLLVNNAGTFGAILHQQAFVKATELAGYFPSEEQASEYEIATQTFELAQECLETNYYGAKRMVEAFVPLLHLSDSPRIVNVSSIMGLLKNIPSQWAKEVLSDAESVTEEQVDEVLKQFLKDFKEGSLKDQGWPIYFSAYTLSKAAMNAYTRIVANKYPSFLVNSIGPGFVKTDITCNTGVLTAAEGAENVARLALLSNDGPSGHFFLRKEVSSF